In Oscillospiraceae bacterium, the DNA window CGATGGAGAGGCGCAGCTTTATTGACGGCGCGATCAGTCAGATAAAGCCGGCATACGCGTCGCTTTTAAACGATTATACGCGCAAGACAGATCAGAGAACGGCCTTGATAAGAACCATTGCGGGCGCGGCGTGCGCAGCGGACAGAAGACGCGCGGAGGATACTCTTGAAACCTGGAACGACGCGGTGGCAAAAAGCGGAGCAAAAATATTTCTTTCCAGACACGAATATATTTCCCGCCTTGCTCCGGAAGCCGAAAAAATGTATGACGAGATATCAGGCGGAGCCGAAAGGCTCGGAATATTGTATAAAAGTGATCTGTCTTTCTCGGAAAACGACGAAGGCAAATGCGAAAACGGAGTGCCGCCCGACGAAGCCGAAACAGTGAAGAAATATTTAAAGCTTCTGCAGGCCTCAAAGGAAAGCGATATAAGGCTTTGCGCCACTTCAAGGGGGGCGCACAGGGACGAGCTTGTGATGACGCTGAACTCAAAAAACACAAGGGTTTTCGCTTCTCAGGGACAGCAGAGAAGCTGTGTTTTGGCGCTGAAGCTCGCCGAGGGAGAGGTATCAAAGAGATTCTCCGGCGGAAATCCCGTTTATATACTCGACGATGTTCTGAGTGAGCTCGACGCGAAAAGACAGAAATTCGTAACCGAGAGACTCGATAAGGGACAGGTTATTATTACGGCTTGCGATTGCACTACGCTTAATTCCTTCGAAGGTCGCATATTCAACGTGACCGGCGGTAAAATCGAGCGGATAAGGAAATAAAAATAATCCTATGCATGCGATCATTATTCCGCTGAAATGTCTATGATATCAAATTAAAAAATAACAAAACAAGAGGTATAAATAATTGGCAAATGTAGAAAAGCTCGAATACGGCGAGCAGCAGATACAGGTACTTGAGGGATTGGAAGCGGTCAGAAAAAGACCGGGAATGTATATAGGTTCGACATCACAGCGCGGGCTTCATCATTTGCTTTACGAGATCGTGGACAATTCCATAGATGAGGCTCTCGCAGGCAAATGCAATAAAATAACTGTCACTCTTCACAGCGACGGAAGTGTGTCTGTTCAGGACAACGGCCGCGGAGTGCCGGCGGGAATACATCCCAAGATGCACATACCGACAATGGAGGTAGTGTTCACTATACTTCACGCAGGAGGAAAATTCGGCGGGGGAGGATATAAGATATCAGGGGGCCTTCACGGAGTCGGCGCGAGCGTTGTAA includes these proteins:
- a CDS encoding DNA replication/repair protein RecF, whose product is MIIKNILTENFRNLETGTVEFSPGVNIIYGDNAQGKTNLAEAINFFASGKSFRSAKASEIIKYGENGASLSAEISEEKHNRNDSIRDSVIKIKLSKKSPREFYRNGIKLEKYSEFFGTFRVVLFTPSHLSIIKDGPMERRSFIDGAISQIKPAYASLLNDYTRKTDQRTALIRTIAGAACAADRRRAEDTLETWNDAVAKSGAKIFLSRHEYISRLAPEAEKMYDEISGGAERLGILYKSDLSFSENDEGKCENGVPPDEAETVKKYLKLLQASKESDIRLCATSRGAHRDELVMTLNSKNTRVFASQGQQRSCVLALKLAEGEVSKRFSGGNPVYILDDVLSELDAKRQKFVTERLDKGQVIITACDCTTLNSFEGRIFNVTGGKIERIRK